A DNA window from Desulfofalx alkaliphila DSM 12257 contains the following coding sequences:
- the minC gene encoding septum site-determining protein MinC: MYRDSDSQNKAGSKAAAKDLDNIFDENTILVQRTLRSGQNISYDGNIVILGDVNPGAEVVATGDVIVMGSLRGVVHAGATGDTKSVVVALKLLPTQLRIANHITRAPDGETSPGLDAEMASLKDGVVTIEAFQSERLHK; the protein is encoded by the coding sequence TTGTACCGGGATAGTGATAGCCAAAATAAGGCTGGCTCCAAAGCCGCTGCAAAGGACTTAGATAATATTTTTGACGAAAACACCATCCTGGTGCAGCGCACGCTGCGTTCGGGTCAAAATATTTCTTATGACGGAAACATTGTAATTCTGGGGGATGTCAACCCTGGGGCTGAGGTTGTTGCAACCGGCGATGTTATCGTTATGGGTTCATTACGTGGTGTTGTTCACGCCGGGGCCACAGGGGATACCAAATCGGTGGTGGTGGCATTAAAACTCTTACCCACCCAATTGCGCATTGCAAACCATATCACCCGAGCTCCTGACGGTGAAACAAGCCCCGGCCTAGATGCCGAAATGGCCAGTTTGAAAGACGGTGTTGTTACCATTGAAGCCTTTCAGTCTGAAAGGCTTCATAAGTAG
- the mreC gene encoding rod shape-determining protein MreC, with protein sequence MTRNSYRKIFYLVILVVVVLLVMRVTSLNRGQLTPIEGAVKDALSPLQTVTMSISRGIKDAFSFVLSLGSQGAENERLREEIRVLEGKLQRLEELRVENIRLKEMLNYQEFNVDNYRLMTAGIIGRDPSNWFSTFTVNKGAVDGIARDMAVLVPEGLVGRVVAVSERTAEVLLITDPRSGVGAVVQQNRMPGVVEGVANSAGVLRMIHLPKDAPLEEGQMVVSSGVGGIYPPGIGIGEIISAENDPGGLFQIALLNPAVDFRLLEEVFIVMEVYNPEIYLPLDANDLNEALYGDEDEEDLEEEPE encoded by the coding sequence GTGACCCGCAATAGCTACCGAAAAATATTTTACTTAGTTATATTGGTTGTTGTGGTGCTGCTGGTGATGAGGGTTACCTCATTAAACAGGGGGCAGCTTACTCCCATTGAGGGAGCGGTAAAGGATGCCCTTTCCCCTCTGCAAACAGTAACAATGAGTATAAGCAGGGGCATTAAGGACGCCTTTTCCTTTGTGCTATCCCTGGGGAGCCAGGGGGCAGAAAATGAACGTTTACGGGAAGAGATAAGGGTTTTAGAGGGTAAATTACAGCGGCTGGAAGAGCTGCGGGTAGAAAACATAAGGCTTAAAGAAATGCTTAACTACCAGGAGTTTAATGTTGATAACTACCGCCTCATGACCGCCGGTATTATTGGCCGTGACCCCAGCAATTGGTTTAGCACCTTTACAGTGAATAAAGGGGCTGTTGATGGAATTGCCCGGGATATGGCGGTGCTCGTTCCCGAAGGATTGGTGGGACGGGTGGTGGCCGTTTCAGAAAGAACGGCAGAGGTCTTGTTGATTACTGACCCCCGCAGCGGCGTGGGTGCAGTGGTACAGCAAAACCGTATGCCCGGTGTGGTGGAAGGGGTTGCCAACAGTGCCGGTGTACTGAGGATGATTCACCTGCCAAAGGATGCACCGCTGGAGGAAGGGCAAATGGTGGTCAGTTCCGGTGTGGGGGGCATTTATCCGCCGGGTATAGGCATAGGTGAAATAATATCCGCAGAAAACGACCCGGGGGGCTTGTTTCAAATAGCATTGCTTAATCCGGCGGTGGATTTCCGCCTTTTGGAAGAAGTGTTCATAGTAATGGAAGTCTATAATCCTGAGATATATTTGCCTTTAGACGCCAATGATTTAAACGAGGCCCTTTACGGTGATGAAGATGAAGAAGATTTAGAGGAAGAACCGGAGTAA
- a CDS encoding murein hydrolase activator EnvC family protein yields MKLPRFPRLRKFNIPRFNFPFKRKSNNYLDNYPNIYSGSNYLKRYKDNSWDSYYSKKQSKRPFKTLCRVAVALAIFLVVLTLRETNHPVGIQAREGLKYMLTTDWDYRPALDKAVQLGLQAVNIDIPFFNDVPGTSPVLAPPSDAGQYAIPVSGRVVRQYGWIKDSDGLEVFNSGIFISCREGTEVRAARSGKVARLGEEKDLGNYVLIDHGNGDFTMYAGLGEIHVTEGQEIQQEMPIGTVAGGKEPGLHFEIRENHKLVDPLIKLQVFSPGGDMVA; encoded by the coding sequence GTGAAACTGCCTAGATTTCCACGCTTAAGAAAGTTTAACATTCCTCGATTTAATTTTCCTTTTAAGAGAAAGTCAAACAATTATTTAGATAATTACCCCAACATTTATTCCGGCAGCAATTATTTGAAAAGATATAAGGATAACAGCTGGGATTCCTACTATTCAAAAAAACAAAGCAAAAGGCCCTTCAAAACCCTTTGCCGGGTGGCGGTGGCTTTGGCCATTTTTTTGGTGGTGCTTACCCTGCGGGAAACTAACCACCCCGTAGGCATTCAGGCCAGAGAAGGGCTAAAATATATGCTCACCACCGATTGGGATTACCGGCCGGCTTTAGATAAGGCGGTGCAGTTGGGTTTGCAGGCAGTGAATATCGATATACCCTTTTTTAATGATGTGCCCGGCACCAGCCCGGTACTTGCGCCCCCAAGCGATGCCGGCCAGTATGCCATACCGGTATCCGGCCGGGTGGTGCGCCAATATGGCTGGATAAAAGACAGTGATGGGTTAGAGGTATTTAACTCCGGCATTTTTATCAGCTGCCGGGAGGGAACTGAAGTTAGGGCTGCCCGGAGCGGGAAGGTGGCTCGCCTGGGGGAAGAAAAAGACCTGGGTAATTATGTGTTAATAGACCATGGCAACGGTGACTTTACCATGTATGCCGGACTGGGAGAAATCCATGTCACCGAAGGCCAAGAAATACAACAGGAAATGCCCATTGGTACAGTGGCAGGGGGCAAAGAGCCCGGGCTGCATTTTGAAATTAGGGAAAATCACAAACTGGTGGACCCGCTCATTAAGTTACAGGTGTTTAGCCCAGGGGGTGATATGGTGGCATGA
- the minD gene encoding septum site-determining protein MinD, whose product MGEVIVVTSGKGGVGKTTTTANIGTGLAIQGHKVVLVDADIGLRNLDVVLGLENRIVYDIVDVAHGNCRLRQAIIKDKRLEGLHLLPAAQTKDKTAITTDQMRKLCEDLKKEFEYVIIDCPAGIEQGFKNAIVGADRSIVVTTPEVSAVRDADRIIGLLEAAELRDPKLVINRLRSRMVKAGDMMSIDDMIEILAIDLLGVVPEDDQVVISTNKGEPVVRDEKSLSGQAYRNITRRIKGEDVPLMNLEDNGGFFGVLRRMIGLK is encoded by the coding sequence ATGGGCGAAGTAATTGTGGTAACCTCCGGTAAGGGAGGGGTGGGCAAAACCACCACCACTGCCAATATCGGAACCGGCCTGGCAATCCAAGGCCACAAAGTAGTATTGGTGGATGCTGACATCGGTTTAAGAAATCTTGATGTAGTATTGGGCTTAGAAAACCGCATAGTTTACGATATTGTCGATGTGGCCCATGGTAATTGCCGTTTGCGTCAAGCAATAATCAAAGACAAACGTTTAGAGGGACTGCACCTGTTGCCGGCGGCCCAAACCAAAGATAAAACTGCCATAACAACGGATCAAATGCGTAAACTTTGCGAAGATTTAAAAAAGGAATTTGAATACGTAATTATTGATTGCCCGGCGGGCATTGAGCAGGGTTTTAAAAACGCCATAGTCGGTGCGGACAGATCAATAGTGGTAACCACACCGGAAGTATCGGCAGTGCGTGATGCTGACCGCATCATAGGCCTATTGGAGGCTGCCGAACTGCGGGATCCTAAACTGGTAATTAATCGCCTGCGCTCCCGTATGGTTAAAGCCGGCGATATGATGAGTATAGATGATATGATAGAAATATTGGCCATCGATCTTTTAGGGGTGGTACCCGAGGATGATCAGGTAGTAATTAGCACCAACAAGGGTGAGCCGGTGGTAAGGGACGAAAAATCTCTTTCGGGGCAGGCATATCGCAATATCACCAGGAGAATAAAGGGTGAAGATGTACCACTGATGAACCTGGAAGATAACGGCGGATTTTTCGGCGTACTGCGTCGCATGATTGGCCTAAAGTAA
- the rodA gene encoding rod shape-determining protein RodA, with the protein MISRRVLRRLDYILLTTVLLVIALSLITIASATHVTTPVHMGEEGRFFLGVINLNAMGFVIKQLIALVLGLVLMTIVISINYEDWAKYTRILYIINLLMLLSVMFLGFTALGAQRWIPIGPFAFQPSEFAKIIIIITFAHFLSQREGKLNTITDLIPAFAFVALPMLLILLQPDLGTSLIFIAIMFGMLFMAGANAKLLAGLIGGGAAVGIGWLYAFMKFPGKVWLPLQDYQVNRLTIFVDPFRDPLGHGYHIIQSQIAIGSGGIFGKGIFNGSQNQLNFLPEQHTDFIFSVVGEEMGFIGTTLLLTLFFIIVYRGIYIGSRAKDTFGMLLCFGVVSMLVFHVLVNVGMTIGIMPVTGVPLPLFSYGGSSLLANLIAIGILQNVYCRRKKLIF; encoded by the coding sequence ATGATATCTCGTAGGGTGCTACGAAGACTTGACTATATACTGCTCACCACTGTATTGCTGGTTATTGCATTGAGCCTAATCACCATAGCCAGCGCCACCCATGTCACCACCCCGGTGCACATGGGCGAAGAAGGTCGCTTTTTCTTAGGGGTAATTAACCTCAACGCCATGGGTTTTGTTATAAAACAACTGATTGCCCTGGTCTTGGGCCTGGTGCTGATGACCATTGTCATATCTATAAACTATGAGGATTGGGCCAAATATACCAGGATCTTGTATATTATTAACTTACTCATGCTTCTTTCAGTTATGTTTTTAGGTTTTACTGCCCTGGGGGCGCAGCGCTGGATTCCCATCGGGCCCTTTGCTTTTCAGCCCTCGGAATTTGCTAAAATAATAATCATCATTACCTTTGCCCACTTTTTATCCCAGCGGGAAGGCAAATTAAATACCATAACCGATTTAATACCGGCCTTTGCCTTTGTCGCCCTTCCCATGCTTTTGATTTTATTGCAGCCCGATTTAGGCACCTCTTTGATTTTTATTGCCATCATGTTTGGCATGTTATTTATGGCCGGGGCCAATGCCAAACTGTTGGCCGGACTTATCGGCGGTGGCGCTGCCGTAGGAATTGGCTGGCTGTATGCCTTTATGAAGTTCCCGGGAAAAGTGTGGTTACCACTGCAGGATTACCAGGTAAACAGGCTGACCATTTTTGTTGATCCCTTTCGGGACCCCTTGGGTCACGGTTATCATATCATTCAATCCCAAATAGCCATTGGTTCCGGCGGCATTTTTGGCAAAGGAATTTTTAACGGCAGCCAAAACCAGCTAAACTTTCTGCCTGAGCAGCATACCGACTTTATTTTTTCGGTGGTGGGTGAAGAGATGGGCTTCATAGGCACCACGCTGCTGCTGACCTTGTTTTTTATTATAGTTTACCGGGGCATATACATCGGCTCCAGGGCCAAGGACACCTTTGGCATGCTGCTGTGCTTTGGAGTGGTTTCAATGCTGGTCTTTCACGTGCTGGTAAATGTGGGCATGACCATTGGCATTATGCCTGTAACCGGTGTGCCGCTGCCGCTGTTCAGTTACGGAGGCAGTTCACTTTTGGCCAATTTGATAGCCATTGGCATACTGCAAAACGTCTACTGCCGAAGAAAGAAGTTAATATTTTAA
- a CDS encoding rod shape-determining protein yields the protein MRIGLFSKDMGIDLGTANSLVYVKGKGIVMREPSVVAIQRESNQILAVGEEAKQMIGRTPGNIVAIRPMKDGVIADFDTTQSMIKYFINKALRNRTFLVKPRVVISVPSGVTAVEERAVREAAMQAGAREAYLIEEPMAAAIGAGLPVHEPTGNMIVDIGGGTTEVAVISLGGIVTSRSIRVGGDEMDDAIIQHVKRTYNLMIGERTSEEIKIEVGTAYPLKSLETMEVRGRDMVTGLPKTVTITSEEIYKALSEPVASILEAIKVTLEKTPPELASDIMDRGIMMAGGGSLLRGLDRLISEQTGMPVNEAEEPLIAVAYGAGKVLENIEILRRVLIQPKKLA from the coding sequence ATGCGCATCGGGCTATTTTCCAAAGATATGGGTATAGATTTAGGAACAGCTAACTCTTTGGTATATGTAAAGGGTAAGGGCATAGTGATGAGAGAACCGTCGGTGGTGGCCATTCAGAGAGAAAGCAACCAGATATTGGCTGTGGGTGAAGAGGCCAAACAGATGATTGGCCGTACCCCGGGAAATATTGTGGCCATCAGGCCCATGAAGGATGGGGTAATTGCCGATTTTGACACCACCCAAAGCATGATTAAATATTTTATTAACAAGGCATTGAGAAACCGCACCTTTTTAGTTAAACCCAGGGTGGTAATCAGCGTTCCTTCGGGGGTTACAGCGGTGGAGGAGAGGGCGGTGCGTGAGGCCGCAATGCAGGCCGGGGCCAGGGAGGCGTACTTAATAGAAGAGCCCATGGCCGCTGCCATAGGAGCCGGTCTGCCGGTGCATGAACCCACCGGCAACATGATTGTAGATATTGGCGGGGGCACCACGGAAGTGGCTGTCATATCCTTGGGCGGTATAGTTACCAGCCGCTCCATACGTGTGGGTGGAGACGAGATGGATGATGCCATTATCCAACATGTTAAACGCACCTATAATTTAATGATCGGTGAAAGAACGTCAGAGGAAATCAAGATCGAAGTTGGTACTGCCTATCCATTGAAAAGCCTGGAAACAATGGAGGTACGGGGGCGGGATATGGTTACCGGTCTGCCTAAAACAGTCACCATTACTTCGGAAGAGATATACAAGGCGCTGTCGGAACCGGTTGCCAGCATACTGGAAGCCATTAAGGTAACATTGGAAAAAACCCCGCCGGAATTGGCATCAGATATTATGGATCGGGGCATCATGATGGCCGGTGGCGGATCATTGCTGCGGGGGCTGGACAGACTGATCAGTGAGCAAACAGGGATGCCTGTAAACGAGGCTGAAGAACCCTTAATTGCTGTGGCTTATGGTGCAGGAAAGGTGCTGGAAAACATAGAAATACTGCGCCGCGTACTAATACAACCCAAAAAGCTGGCGTAG
- a CDS encoding M50 family metallopeptidase yields the protein MRVGRVYGIDLHINGWFIVQLSLFFIAGILDKGLILFAVVLIHEIAHTVAAMRLGVQVVAIELLPFGGVARLGSELALNTKKEMLVAMAGPFANLVMIGVALGFHSYGLWDDELGRFFLQCNVMLMLFNLLPALPLDGGRVLRAYLAQWMGLREATYLCIGMGQAWAVIITSLATLGLLLGLTGLDLIILGLFIFYAATREKGTAPYLFVRQLTQKKEEMSQLGVMPSETIVVLEQVPLREVIKPFVPQKFFLIILMNKEMQYQGIITETQVVDALLKHGMDYPVGKIISDTPPWA from the coding sequence ATGAGAGTTGGGCGGGTATACGGTATTGACTTACATATCAACGGCTGGTTTATCGTACAGCTGAGTTTATTCTTTATTGCCGGCATACTGGACAAGGGCTTAATCTTATTTGCGGTGGTGCTGATACACGAAATAGCCCATACAGTTGCAGCCATGCGTTTAGGTGTGCAGGTGGTGGCAATAGAACTGCTGCCCTTTGGCGGCGTTGCCCGATTGGGCAGTGAGTTAGCCTTAAACACCAAAAAGGAAATGCTGGTAGCAATGGCCGGACCCTTTGCTAATCTGGTCATGATAGGTGTGGCCCTGGGATTTCACAGCTACGGCTTGTGGGACGATGAATTGGGCCGCTTTTTTTTACAGTGCAATGTCATGCTCATGCTCTTTAACCTGTTGCCGGCCCTGCCATTGGACGGTGGCCGGGTACTGAGGGCTTATCTGGCCCAATGGATGGGGCTCAGGGAGGCCACCTACCTGTGTATTGGTATGGGCCAAGCCTGGGCGGTAATCATTACGTCATTGGCAACCCTGGGCTTACTGCTGGGCCTTACAGGCCTGGATTTAATAATTTTGGGCTTATTTATTTTCTACGCAGCCACCCGGGAGAAGGGCACTGCCCCCTACTTGTTTGTCAGACAGCTTACCCAGAAAAAAGAAGAAATGTCCCAATTGGGGGTAATGCCCTCAGAAACGATAGTGGTCCTGGAACAGGTGCCTTTAAGGGAAGTTATTAAACCCTTTGTGCCTCAAAAGTTTTTTTTGATAATTTTAATGAATAAAGAAATGCAGTATCAAGGGATAATCACAGAAACCCAGGTGGTGGATGCCCTATTAAAACACGGCATGGATTATCCTGTGGGTAAAATAATTAGTGACACCCCCCCTTGGGCATAA
- the minE gene encoding cell division topological specificity factor MinE, with protein MLDFLSRVFGRDTGASKNVAKERLRLVLVHDRANVSPELLNSLKVDLIGVISKYMEIDEKSLEVSLDSSDNQVALVANIPVKRMKRVGNRPGASRSN; from the coding sequence GTGTTAGACTTTTTAAGCCGTGTATTTGGTAGAGATACCGGTGCCAGTAAAAATGTTGCCAAAGAGAGATTGCGCTTGGTACTGGTACACGATCGGGCTAACGTTTCCCCTGAACTACTTAACTCCTTAAAGGTAGACTTAATTGGAGTTATTTCAAAGTACATGGAAATTGATGAAAAATCATTAGAAGTCAGTTTAGACAGCAGCGACAATCAGGTGGCGCTGGTGGCTAATATTCCGGTAAAAAGAATGAAACGTGTCGGTAATAGGCCAGGGGCAAGCAGAAGTAACTAG
- the mreD gene encoding rod shape-determining protein MreD, translating into MRKLRGVLLFLIVGVALILQATVFDFIRILGAKPDLIMLIVIFYGFIHGPREGAYLGFLAGLLMDFATGHYIGLNALSKMAVGYLAGMGEERLYQENTFIAVFVAMAGTLVGQTINFLLLLMVGIKISVGSALLTVILPVTFYNGLLTPFLYGLFYRSNTRGLLKTPDL; encoded by the coding sequence TTGAGAAAATTGCGCGGAGTACTGCTGTTTTTAATTGTTGGGGTGGCACTGATTTTACAGGCCACCGTCTTTGATTTTATCAGAATCTTAGGGGCAAAGCCCGACCTGATTATGTTAATAGTAATATTTTATGGTTTTATTCATGGCCCGCGGGAGGGGGCCTATTTAGGCTTTTTGGCAGGGCTGTTGATGGATTTTGCAACGGGCCATTATATTGGTTTAAATGCCCTGTCTAAAATGGCAGTGGGCTACCTGGCCGGTATGGGTGAAGAGAGGCTATACCAGGAAAATACTTTCATTGCAGTATTTGTCGCCATGGCGGGAACCTTGGTTGGACAAACAATTAATTTTTTGCTATTGTTGATGGTGGGAATAAAAATTTCTGTGGGTAGCGCGCTCTTGACGGTAATATTACCTGTGACCTTCTACAATGGGCTGCTTACCCCGTTTTTGTACGGTTTGTTTTACCGTTCCAATACCCGTGGTCTGTTAAAAACACCGGATTTATAG
- the mrdA gene encoding penicillin-binding protein 2, with translation MERKVIKQKTKVFTAIVVAVFLILAGRLAYLQFFHVDKYQTLAQQNHMRLIHIPAPRGEMLARDGQTKIVSNQPVYTVSLVYLGLKNIGLVVERLAEILDMSPDEIHEKLEAQKLRLYQPVRIVSNVPLETVLEIEQHRLELPGVVIDVEPVRSYPQGSIASHLTGYVQEINEEQLKENEEKGYRLGDMYGQTGLEYMYEEYLRGTPGARQVEVDAMARPVRDLGISQPVPGNNLILTIDHKVQQAAERALEAQIETLQQQYPDAHAGAVVVLDVHTGGVIAMASYPTYDPTVFAQRLTEDMLAELYDPVAQRFNNRALIAYPPGSTYKMAVIAAGLETGVIQPDTKVFDPGYKIVDGESYRCWLHGGHGNVDAIKSLKVSCNTYYYHFGLEMGHQAMAEYAAQLGLGTVLGIDLPGEQRGVLPTPENKYRLFKQYLTAEKQQLLDEIEERYDALMAAAATEEERRRLRSQLRNERLGIHWELEWHNYDTVISSIGQGISKYTPLQLAAFTATIANGGTLYKPHLVKEIVDHKRRSVKKFSPEVIRRVDISPENLAIIREGMAQVTQAGGTAPLFNDIPVPVAAKTGTAEVQGRDNHGLMVAYAPADNPQIAVAAVIEHAGRGGGGAGPVVHDVLAAYFGGKPMEGQLLYTPD, from the coding sequence ATGGAGCGCAAGGTAATTAAACAAAAGACCAAGGTGTTTACCGCTATTGTGGTAGCAGTTTTTTTAATATTAGCAGGAAGGTTGGCCTACCTTCAATTTTTTCATGTGGACAAATACCAAACTTTGGCCCAACAAAATCATATGCGGCTAATTCACATCCCGGCACCCAGGGGGGAAATGCTGGCCCGGGACGGCCAAACAAAAATTGTCAGCAACCAGCCGGTCTATACCGTATCGCTGGTTTATTTGGGTTTAAAAAATATCGGTTTGGTGGTAGAGCGGCTGGCTGAAATACTGGACATGAGTCCGGATGAAATACATGAAAAATTAGAAGCTCAGAAACTGCGCCTATACCAGCCGGTGCGGATTGTTTCTAACGTGCCGTTAGAAACGGTATTAGAAATTGAACAGCATCGTCTGGAACTACCCGGTGTGGTAATTGATGTTGAACCGGTACGTTCGTACCCCCAGGGCAGCATTGCATCTCATTTGACGGGCTATGTTCAGGAGATTAACGAAGAACAACTGAAAGAAAACGAAGAAAAGGGCTACCGGCTGGGGGATATGTACGGCCAGACAGGGCTGGAATATATGTATGAGGAATATCTGCGGGGAACACCGGGTGCCCGACAGGTAGAGGTAGATGCCATGGCCCGTCCGGTACGTGATTTGGGCATATCACAGCCGGTACCCGGCAACAACCTGATACTTACCATTGACCATAAGGTGCAGCAGGCGGCGGAAAGGGCCTTAGAGGCTCAAATTGAAACTTTACAGCAGCAGTACCCCGACGCCCATGCCGGGGCGGTGGTGGTGCTGGATGTACATACCGGTGGGGTGATTGCCATGGCCAGCTATCCCACCTACGACCCCACTGTATTTGCCCAGCGACTTACCGAGGATATGCTGGCGGAGCTTTACGACCCGGTGGCCCAACGCTTTAATAACCGGGCATTAATTGCCTACCCACCCGGTTCTACCTACAAAATGGCGGTAATTGCTGCAGGCCTTGAGACCGGGGTTATTCAACCGGATACCAAGGTGTTTGATCCCGGTTATAAAATTGTGGACGGTGAGTCATATAGGTGCTGGCTGCATGGGGGCCATGGAAACGTGGACGCCATTAAGTCTTTAAAGGTTTCCTGCAACACCTACTATTATCACTTCGGGCTGGAGATGGGCCACCAAGCCATGGCGGAGTATGCTGCCCAACTTGGCTTGGGTACCGTGCTCGGAATTGATTTGCCGGGCGAACAGCGCGGGGTTTTACCTACCCCTGAAAATAAGTACCGCTTGTTTAAACAATATTTGACGGCAGAAAAACAGCAGCTTTTGGACGAGATAGAAGAGAGGTACGATGCATTGATGGCCGCTGCTGCCACTGAGGAGGAGCGGCGTCGTTTGAGAAGTCAACTGCGAAATGAGCGTTTGGGTATTCATTGGGAGCTGGAATGGCATAATTACGATACCGTTATTTCTTCCATCGGTCAGGGTATCAGCAAATATACGCCCCTACAGTTGGCTGCATTTACAGCCACCATAGCCAATGGGGGTACCTTGTACAAGCCGCACCTGGTAAAAGAAATCGTTGACCACAAAAGGCGCAGCGTAAAAAAATTTTCACCGGAGGTAATTAGAAGGGTAGATATATCCCCTGAAAATTTAGCCATAATCCGAGAGGGTATGGCTCAAGTGACGCAAGCGGGGGGAACGGCGCCGCTCTTTAACGATATACCGGTGCCGGTGGCGGCAAAAACCGGTACCGCCGAGGTACAGGGGCGAGATAACCACGGTTTAATGGTAGCCTATGCCCCGGCAGATAATCCTCAAATAGCAGTTGCTGCGGTAATTGAACATGCGGGCAGAGGCGGCGGCGGAGCCGGCCCGGTGGTACACGACGTCTTGGCTGCCTACTTTGGCGGTAAGCCCATGGAAGGACAATTGCTGTATACGCCGGATTAA
- the radC gene encoding RadC family protein, producing MQYLTLKELPAELRPRERLLANGAASLSDAELLAILLRTGTKQLSAVDLAEMLLVKTRGLPGLLDATVEELSCVKGIGPVKAVQVKAALELGRRLTLSPSAQRATVNSPDDAAALVMDGMRYLDREHFCALLLNTKNHVLSKETISVGTLNSSMVHPRELFKIAIKKSAAGVILVHNHPSGDPTPSSDDISITRRLIESGEILGISVLDHLIIGDNKFVSLKAKGLI from the coding sequence ATGCAATATCTAACACTGAAAGAACTGCCGGCTGAGCTGCGCCCCAGGGAGCGCCTGCTGGCCAACGGCGCTGCTTCTCTTTCTGACGCTGAATTGCTGGCCATTCTGCTGCGCACCGGCACTAAACAGCTATCGGCTGTGGATCTGGCCGAGATGTTATTGGTTAAGACCAGGGGTTTACCGGGCTTATTGGATGCTACGGTGGAGGAATTGTCCTGCGTAAAAGGAATTGGCCCGGTAAAGGCGGTGCAAGTAAAGGCGGCCTTAGAGCTAGGGCGCAGACTGACCTTATCACCCAGCGCTCAAAGGGCTACCGTAAACAGCCCCGACGATGCTGCGGCCTTGGTAATGGACGGTATGCGTTATTTGGATCGCGAACACTTTTGTGCTTTATTGTTAAATACTAAAAACCATGTACTGTCTAAAGAAACTATCAGTGTGGGCACCCTAAATTCTTCCATGGTGCATCCCAGGGAACTGTTTAAAATAGCCATTAAAAAAAGTGCTGCCGGGGTAATATTGGTACACAATCACCCCAGTGGAGACCCCACCCCCAGCAGTGATGATATTAGCATTACCAGACGGCTAATAGAAAGTGGCGAAATTTTAGGAATATCAGTCTTAGACCATCTGATAATTGGGGATAATAAATTTGTCAGTTTAAAAGCCAAAGGCTTAATATAA